Proteins from a single region of Novosphingobium sp. CECT 9465:
- a CDS encoding pitrilysin family protein, translating to MQRLFTASLLAIAATLPAQALAQAAKPVPLADLVAKVQIPYESFKLDNGLTVLVHTDRKAPVVAVSIWYGVGSKNEPKGKTGFAHLFEHLMFNGTENVPGDFFQPLQQVGATDLNGTTWFDRTNYYQTVPTAALDMTLMMESDRMGHLLGAVTQGVLDNQRGVVQNEKRQGDNDPFGLVEYEQLENLYPSGHPYHHSTIGSMADLDSASLDDVKGWFKDNYGPNNAILVLAGDVDVTTAKAKVAKWFGAIPSGPAIRPVSAPVPTLPAPLAKTIRDQVATTRIYRMWAVPGLDNPDYLPLDLAASVLGGLASSRLDDALVRQQKVAVAVAASASIFAQAGQFVVQADVTPGQDAAKVAAALDTEIAKFIKEGPTADEMLRAATSATAGEIRGLERTGGGSGKAPTLAEGLLYNGDPQHYRTELARIAAMQPGEVAAAMQKWLTRPVFALTVEPGARTEGGEGRGGFFTREATGSRPAYFRDPDAMAKGAPVSNVTPADRSKLPAVGELTPLDFPTIERAMLKNGIPVYFARRTVVPTVSVRVSFDAGYAADPKSALGTQSLLLNLIDEGTQTLDASALAREQERLGASIRLSANPDMTSFQLDALSSNLAPSLGLLSDVVLHPRLDPAELERVRTQQLAGIAAEMKDPASLANRVLNPALFGTQFPYAFPPSGKGDPEVVKTLKRDDLAAFHARWFRPDTARIFVVGDTTLDQVVKMLDGSFGNWKANRMARPIKDFTVPVPAPKARVILVDRPGSPQSYISGGKVIDAKGTDDLVALGTANDVLGGNFLGRINMNLRESKGWSYGTYNGVTEPLDRISFRVIAPVQSDKTGAAIAEIRKEIDTFTSTGGVRPEELDWSTKGSARELPGMFETSAAVLDGMAKIVNYKRPDDYYETLATRYGKMTTADADKAFRSKISGDGMVWVVVGDAATVKPQLADLGLPIEEVAATK from the coding sequence ATGCAGCGACTTTTTACCGCCAGCCTGCTTGCCATCGCCGCCACACTTCCCGCCCAGGCGCTTGCGCAAGCGGCGAAACCGGTTCCACTGGCCGATCTCGTCGCCAAAGTGCAGATCCCCTACGAAAGCTTCAAGCTGGACAACGGATTGACCGTACTGGTCCATACCGACCGCAAGGCTCCGGTCGTGGCGGTATCGATCTGGTATGGGGTGGGTTCAAAGAACGAGCCGAAGGGCAAGACCGGCTTTGCCCACCTGTTCGAACACCTGATGTTCAACGGCACCGAAAACGTGCCCGGCGATTTCTTCCAACCATTGCAACAGGTGGGCGCAACCGACCTGAACGGCACGACATGGTTCGACCGCACCAACTACTACCAGACCGTGCCCACAGCCGCGCTCGACATGACGCTGATGATGGAAAGCGACCGCATGGGGCACCTGCTTGGCGCGGTGACACAGGGTGTGCTCGATAATCAGCGCGGCGTCGTGCAGAACGAAAAGCGGCAAGGCGACAATGATCCATTCGGCCTGGTCGAATACGAACAGCTCGAAAACCTCTACCCGTCCGGCCATCCGTATCATCACTCGACCATCGGTTCGATGGCGGATCTCGATTCGGCCAGCCTTGATGACGTGAAGGGATGGTTCAAGGACAACTACGGCCCGAACAACGCGATCCTGGTGCTGGCAGGCGATGTGGATGTGACGACGGCAAAGGCGAAGGTCGCCAAATGGTTCGGCGCTATCCCCTCCGGCCCCGCGATCAGGCCGGTAAGCGCACCCGTGCCGACCCTGCCCGCGCCGCTGGCCAAGACGATCAGGGATCAGGTGGCAACCACGCGCATCTATCGCATGTGGGCCGTGCCGGGGCTGGACAATCCCGATTACCTGCCGCTCGATCTGGCCGCATCGGTACTGGGCGGGCTTGCCTCGTCGCGGCTCGACGATGCGCTGGTGCGCCAGCAGAAGGTGGCCGTGGCGGTTGCCGCCAGCGCCTCGATCTTTGCGCAGGCCGGGCAGTTCGTGGTGCAGGCCGATGTGACTCCGGGGCAGGATGCCGCGAAGGTCGCTGCCGCGCTGGACACCGAGATCGCGAAGTTCATCAAGGAAGGGCCGACGGCAGACGAAATGCTGCGCGCGGCGACATCGGCCACGGCGGGCGAAATTCGCGGGCTTGAGCGCACCGGCGGCGGCAGCGGCAAGGCGCCGACACTGGCTGAAGGCCTGCTCTACAACGGCGATCCGCAGCACTATCGCACGGAACTCGCCCGCATTGCCGCGATGCAGCCGGGCGAAGTGGCCGCCGCCATGCAGAAGTGGCTGACGCGCCCGGTCTTCGCGCTGACCGTGGAGCCGGGGGCGCGTACAGAGGGTGGCGAAGGGCGCGGCGGATTCTTCACGCGCGAGGCGACGGGCAGCCGCCCCGCCTACTTCCGCGATCCCGATGCCATGGCCAAGGGTGCGCCGGTTTCCAATGTCACCCCGGCGGACCGTTCGAAGCTGCCTGCGGTGGGTGAACTCACTCCACTGGATTTCCCGACGATCGAGCGGGCGATGCTCAAGAACGGCATTCCGGTCTACTTCGCGCGGCGGACTGTGGTGCCGACCGTATCGGTTCGGGTCAGCTTCGATGCAGGCTATGCCGCCGATCCGAAGTCTGCGCTGGGCACGCAATCGCTGCTGCTGAATCTCATAGACGAAGGCACACAGACGCTGGATGCGTCCGCTCTGGCGCGCGAGCAGGAACGGCTGGGAGCCAGCATCCGCCTCTCTGCCAATCCAGACATGACATCGTTCCAACTGGATGCGCTGTCATCGAACCTTGCACCCTCGCTGGGCCTGCTTTCGGACGTGGTGCTGCATCCCAGGCTCGATCCGGCCGAGCTGGAGCGCGTCCGCACACAACAACTCGCCGGGATCGCGGCCGAGATGAAGGACCCGGCTTCACTGGCCAATCGCGTGTTGAACCCCGCGCTGTTCGGCACGCAATTTCCCTATGCCTTCCCGCCAAGCGGCAAGGGCGATCCCGAAGTGGTGAAAACCCTGAAACGCGATGATCTGGCCGCGTTCCACGCGCGCTGGTTCCGCCCGGATACGGCGCGGATCTTCGTGGTGGGCGATACCACGCTGGATCAGGTGGTGAAGATGCTCGACGGATCGTTCGGCAACTGGAAGGCCAATCGCATGGCGCGCCCGATCAAGGACTTCACGGTTCCGGTCCCTGCCCCCAAGGCGCGCGTCATTCTGGTCGATCGCCCCGGATCGCCGCAATCGTATATCTCCGGTGGCAAGGTGATCGATGCCAAGGGCACCGACGATCTCGTGGCGCTCGGCACGGCGAATGACGTGTTGGGCGGCAATTTCCTGGGCCGGATCAACATGAACCTGCGCGAAAGCAAAGGCTGGAGCTATGGCACGTACAATGGCGTGACCGAACCGCTCGACCGGATCAGCTTCCGCGTGATCGCGCCGGTACAGAGCGACAAGACCGGCGCGGCCATCGCCGAAATCCGCAAGGAAATCGACACTTTCACCAGCACCGGCGGGGTCAGGCCGGAGGAACTCGACTGGTCGACCAAGGGCAGCGCCCGCGAACTGCCCGGCATGTTCGAAACCAGCGCCGCCGTGCTCGACGGCATGGCCAAGATCGTGAACTACAAGCGGCCCGACGATTACTACGAAACGCTGGCCACGCGTTATGGCAAGATGACCACGGCCGATGCCGACAAGGCGTTCCGCTCGAAAATTTCGGGCGATGGCATGGTATGGGTGGTGGTTGGCGATGCGGCCACCGTGAAGCCACAGCTTGCCGACCTTGGCCTGCCGATCGAGGAAGTGGCTGCGACAAAGTGA